In Silene latifolia isolate original U9 population chromosome X, ASM4854445v1, whole genome shotgun sequence, the following proteins share a genomic window:
- the LOC141618060 gene encoding receptor-like protein EIX2 — MGMMMGKSCMLIAFMLLFMIHSSFGLTRCKKHEQEALLTFKHSFTRDSQRVLSSWTGDDCCHHWHGVSCDNSTGNVIKLNLTNSLTFSDYPTALVSSELSSSLLELKFLTHLDLSWNNFTGSRIPKFIGSMTQLRYLTLPYAGFSGPVPPQLGNLTNLIHLDLNDVGQYMLYTQERLEWASGLSKLQFLIMDGINMSQAYNSLQVLFRLPSLLFLSLWGCSLHNTHLSELLVTNTSTLQYLDVSHNNFEGPFPSFLKNMPSLQSLSLWTNNFNGSVPLWLCNMRRLEYLDFYQNKFSGSLPSQLGQLTNLNYLDLASNAFRGQLPTSLAKLTALKHLDLSNNGFSGLIPDVLGQLTELESLDISSNFIHGTISHIGNLSELSILNMNFNNIKLNLSTAWQPPFQLQYLGASSCEINMAFPQWLRNQTQIERLDLSYTGITGELPQWVWNFTNLNDLQVAGNKLTGSLPRHIPCDGCNLVWLDLHNNMLSGTIPFWLKHQKTIAAVDLSQNLLSERIFEGENASSLLSGSNSLELLDLSYNMFSGEIQVKNVSSSASLVILSLRGNNFSGPVSSQLCHFTYLAILELAHNRLSGHIPSCLGSQIFESDVRYDSSADTEYQEIIKGTTENIGATMSAQSIIDLSCNLLDGTIPEELTNISKLMQLNLSNNHLTGGIPYDIGKLKLLGSLDLSNNNLSGTIPQSLSDIPWLSVLNLSNNHLHGPIPTGSQLQTLDDPSIYAGNSGLCGFPLPKKCSESKPPPTPTDGDHGAEEDEDAGDKNDKLWLYLAIMSGVATGFWGVVGTLVLKDSWRHAYFKFVEETAGRIYILFKVRLKRSRSTET, encoded by the exons ATGGGTATGATGATGGGGAAATCGTGCATGCTAATTGcatttatgcttttgtttatgaTACACTCGTCCTTCGGATTGACGAGGTGCAAAAAGCATGAACAAGAAGCTCTGTTAACGTTCAAACACAGCTTCACCCGAGATTCTCAGAGAGTCCTTTCTTCATGGACTGGTGATGATTGTTGTCATCACTGGCATGGAGTTAGCTGTGACAATAGCACTGGTAATGTTATTAAGCTAAATCTCACAAATTCACTAACATTCAGTGACTACCCAACTGCCTTGGTATCTTCTGAACTCAGTTCATCTTTGTTGGAACTCAAGTTCTTAACTCACTTGGACTTGAGTTGGAACAACTTTACCGGGAGTCGGATTCCAAAATTTATAGGGTCCATGACCCAATTGAGATACCTAACCCTCCCTTATGCTGGATTCTCTGGTCCTGTTCCCCCTCAACTAGGCAACCTCACCAATTTGATACACCTTGATCTTAATGATGTTGGACAGTATATGCTTTATACACAAGAACGTCTAGAGTGGGCATCCGGTCTTTCAAAATTGCAGTTTCTTATCATGGACGGTATCAACATGTCGCAAGCATATAACAGTCTTCAAGTCCTTTTTAGACTTCCTTCATTGTTGTTTCTTAGCTTATGGGGTTGTTCGCTACACAACACGCATTTATCAGAGCTTCTTGTCACAAATACTTCCACCCTCCAATACCTTGATGTTAGTCACAACAACTTTGAAGGCCCTTTCCCGTCTTTTCTTAAAAATATGCCTTCCCTTCAGTCACTATCTCTCTGGACCAATAACTTCAATGGCTCCGTGCCTCTTTGGCTTTGCAATATGAGGCGCCTTGAATACCTAGACTTCTACCAAAATAAATTTTCTGGTAGTTTGCCATCTCAGTTGGGGCAACTCACAAACTTGAACTACCTTGATCTAGCATCCAATGCGTTCCGAGGTCAACTTCCCACATCTCTTGCAAAATTAACTGCTTTGAAACACTTAGATTTGTCAAACAATGGGTTCAGTGGATTGATCCCAGATGTTTTAGGGCAGTTAACTGAGTTAGAGTCTCTAGATATTTCATCTAACTTCATCCATGGTACCATCTCCCATATTGGTAACCTCTCTGAATTGTCCATTTTGAATATGAATTTTAATAATATCAAACTCAACTTGAGTACCGCTTGGCAACCTCCCTTTCAACTTCAATATCTTGGTGCTAGTTCATGTGAAATAAACATGGCGTTTCCCCAGTGGTTAAGGAACCAAACCCAAATCGAACGCTTGGATCTTTCTTATACTGGTATCACAGGAGAATTGCCTCAATGGGTTTGGAATTTCACTAATCTAAATGACTTGCAAGTTGCCGGCAATAAACTTACAG GATCGCTGCCACGGCATATTCCTTGTGATGGATGTAATTTGGTGTGGCTAGACCTTCACAACAACATGCTTTCAGGGACAATACCTTTTTGGCTGAAACATCAGAAAACAATCGCTGCAGTTGATTTGTCCCAAAATTTGCTATCAGAAAGAATCTTTGAAGGAGAGAATGCTTCCTCACTTTTAAGCGGTAGTAACTCCTTGGAATTGCTAGACCTGAGTTACAATATGTTTTCTGGGGAGATCCAAGTTAAAAATGTATCCTCTAGTGCCTCTTTGGTAATCTTAAGTCTGCGAGGGAATAATTTCAGCGGGCCTGTCAGTTCACAATTGTGTCATTTTACTTATCTTGCAATATTAGAACTCGCTCATAATCGCTTGAGCGGGCACATTCCTAGCTGTTTAGGCTCCCAAATATTCGAAAGTGATGTTAGGTACGATAGCAGCGCTGATACGGAGTATCAAGAAATCATCAAGGGGACAACAGAAAATATCGGTGCAACAATGAGTGCTCAATCAATTATCGACCTTTCGTGCAATCTTTTAGATGGCACAATACCAGAGGAGCTCACAAACATATCTAAACTAATGCAGTTAAACTTGTCAAATAATCATCTGACAGGAGGCATCCCTTATGATATAGGCAAGCTCAAGTTACTGGGATCTTTGGATTTGTCAAATAATAATCTTTCAGGAACAATACCACAAAGCTTGTCAGACATACCATGGCTAAGCGTCTTGAATCTGTCCAACAACCACCTGCATGGGCCAATTCCAACCGGCAGTCAACTCCAAACTCTTGACGACCCATCTATTTATGCGGGGAATTCCGGATTATGTGGGTTTCCCTTGCCTAAGAAATGTTCTGAATCTAAACCGCCTCCAACTCCAACTGATGGCGACCATGGTgctgaagaagatgaagatgcaGGAGATAAGAACGACAAGTTGTGGCTCTATCTAGCCATAATGTCTGGCGTTGCTACTGGGTTTTGGGGTGTTGTCGGAACTTTAGTATTGAAGGACAGCTGGAGGCATGCTTATTTTAAGTTTGTTGAGGAAACTGCTGGAAGAATTTACATACTGTTCAAAGTGAGGTTGAAGAGGTCCAGGAGCACCGAAACATAG
- the LOC141621889 gene encoding receptor-like protein EIX2, translated as MLSGLIPDVLGQLTEIEHLDISSNSMQGTVSGIGNLSKLSFLDMSFNNINLNFNSSVNRGYLFQLRVFNVQSCGINTVFPQWLRNQTQIQRLDLSYTGISGELPEWLQNMTEIQYLQLAGNQLTGSLPRHMACDGCNLQVLDLHSNMLHGTIPNWLGHLENIMVLDLSENLLSGVIFEGENASSLLSGRIPLTVLDLSDNMLSGEIQMKSVYPDTSMQILSLRGNDFSGVISSQLCQFQYLQILELAHNRLTGHIPHCLGSMLFMSDVATLIVDNSMEIKEIIKGITERFAGTLGIHSMIDLAFNHFVGTIPDRITSMSKLMQLNLSNNHLTGSIPGEIGNLQMLETLDLSNNNLSGTIPQSLSEIPWLSVLNVSYNNLHGPIPMGNQLQTLDDPSIYAGNSGLCGFPLPDKCFNPKPPPSATHDDHGTKKDDDAKDKLDRLWLYLAVMSGVATGFWGVIGTLVFKKSWRHSYFRFVEETADKIYVPVKIRVNKLKNRLRNVIEI; from the exons ATGTTGAGTGGATTGATCCCTGATGTTTTAGGCCAATTAACCGAGATCGAGCACCTAGATATTTCATCAAACTCTATGCAAGGTACTGTATCCGGTATTGGTAACCTCTCTAAATTGTCCTTTTTGGATATGAGTTTCAACAATATCAATCTCAATTTCAACTCGAGTGTCAACAGGGGATATCTGTTTCAACTTCGAGTTTTTAATGTTCAATCTTGTGGAATAAACACGGTGTTTCCCCAGTGGCTAAGAAATCAAACACAGATTCAAAGGTTGGATCTTTCTTATACCGGCATCTCAGGAGAATTACCCGAATGGCTTCAAAACATGACTGAGATTCAATATTTGCAACTGGCCGGCAATCAACTTACAG GATCATTGCCGCGTCATATGGCTTGTGACGGCTGTAATTTACAGGTGCTAGACCTTCACAGCAACATGCTTCATGGGACAATACCTAATTGGTTGGGCCATCTAGAAAACATTATGGTGTTAGATCTGTCTGAAAATTTGTTATCAGGGGTAATTTTTGAAGGAGAGAATGCTTCCTCTCTTTTAAGCGGTAGAATCCCCTTAACAGTGCTCGACCTCAGTGACAACATGTTGTCTGGAGAGATACAAATGAAGAGTGTATACCCTGATACCTCTATGCAGATCTTAAGTCTGCGAGGGAATGATTTCAGTGGTGTCATTAGTTCGCAACTGTGCCAGTTTCAATACCTTCAAATATTGGAACTCGCACATAATCGCTTGACAGGACACATCCCTCATTGTCTAGGCTCCATGCTATTCATGAGTGATGTTGCTACGCTCATTGTAGATAACAGTATGGAGATAAAAGAAATTATCAAGGGAATAACAGAAAGGTTTGCTGGAACACTGGGAATTCATTCGATGATCGACCTTGCGTTCAATCATTTTGTCGGAACAATACCTGACAGGATCACAAGTATGTCGAAACTAATGCAATTAAACTTGTCAAATAATCATCTCACAGGATCTATCCCTGGTGAGATAGGCAACCTCCAAATGCTGGAAACTTTGGACTTGTCAAATAATAATCTTTCCGGGACAATACCCCAAAGCTTGTCTGAGATACCATGGCTGAGTGTATTGAATGTTTCTTACAACAACCTGCATGGGCCGATTCCTATGGGCAATCAGCTCCAAACTCTTGACGACCCGTCTATTTATGCTGGGAATTCTGGTTTATGCGGGTTTCCGTTGCCTGATAAATGCTTTAATCCTAAACCGCCACCAAGTGCAACTCATGATGACCATGGTACTAAAAAAGATGATGACGCGAAAGATAAGCTTGACAGGCTGTGGCTCTACCTAGCCGTAATGTCAGGTGTTGCTACTGGATTTTGGGGTGTGATCGGAACATTAGTGTTTAAGAAGAGTTGGAGACattcttattttcggtttgtgGAAGAGACTGCAGACAAAATTTATGTTCCAGTCAAAATTAGGGTAAACAAGTTGAAGAACAGGCTA AGGAATGTAATAGAAATATAA